CTCCGGGATGCTCAATCATTCGATGATGGTGCGCTTGTTTTTGGCTACTATGTCAAGGACCCGGAGCGATACGGAGTGGCCGAGTTTGATGATGACGGACGGATTCTTTCTATCGAAGAGAAGCCACAACAACCGAAATCCAATTACGCCGTGACTGGGCTTTATCTTTATGACAACGATGTCGTTTCGATTGCCAGGGGACTGAGCCCCTCCGATCGAGGGGAGCTGGAAATAACTGACATCAACCGAACGTATTTCGAACGTGGTAAACTTCAGGTAGTCCGGTTGGGACGAGGTATCGCGTGGCTCGATACGGGGACTCATGAGAGCCTGCTGGACGCGAGTAATTTTATCGCTACGATAGAAAAACGACAGGGACAGAAGATAGCTTGTATCGAAGAAATCGCTTATAGAATGCATTTCATCAATCGCGACCAGATGAACGCGCTGCTGGAAACGATGGGAACTAGTTCCTATCGCCAGTATTTGCAGGATGTTGTCACCGAGGTAGACGGTGACCGATCGTAAGATACTCGTAACGGGCTGTCGCGGGCAGTTGGGAAGCGATTTGATGCGAGGTCTTTCGGCTTATTATGATGTGAGTGGTATTGATATCGAAAACGCCGATCTCACTGACGCCAATTCAGTCAAACGTGCCATTGAAAAACAACGGCCGATGGCCGTGCTTCATACGGCGGCTTTCACTGATGTAGACGGTTGTGAATCGGACCGTGACCAAGCTATGGCAGTTAATGCCGACGGCGCTGAGAACGTAGCCCGAACGTGCAGTGCAATTGACGCCCGGATGATATATTATTCGACCGACT
This portion of the Candidatus Zixiibacteriota bacterium genome encodes:
- the rfbA gene encoding glucose-1-phosphate thymidylyltransferase RfbA, which translates into the protein MSSNIKKGIILAGGSGRRLYPVTQVACKQLMPIYDKPMIYYPLSTLMLFGITEILIISTPQDMPKFEQLFGDGHQLGLNISYKVQEKPEGIAQAFLIGEEFIGDDGVALILGDNIFYGVYDFLRDAQSFDDGALVFGYYVKDPERYGVAEFDDDGRILSIEEKPQQPKSNYAVTGLYLYDNDVVSIARGLSPSDRGELEITDINRTYFERGKLQVVRLGRGIAWLDTGTHESLLDASNFIATIEKRQGQKIACIEEIAYRMHFINRDQMNALLETMGTSSYRQYLQDVVTEVDGDRS